One part of the Plasmodium cynomolgi strain B DNA, chromosome 3, whole genome shotgun sequence genome encodes these proteins:
- a CDS encoding queuine tRNA-ribosyltransferase (putative) gives MDEPDHKSDRKKKACFLETDSPTNENQKKNDYKKYDEFVSFCEESFSYIDMEDVNKQIGVLRSRGGQAEMYLSNVVSSSGDEGGEDGCHLEPQERQGATPRKEQKYTKNLKLINIKKHRRARINLILIRKKYTGGKQTEGGQTTAHHSAAHHTAVHQTESHHSAPHQTEGRPPAKKNTVVVSPIFMPVGTKSCIKGLVQEEVQLLCNDIILSNTYHLANIYDMGTFEDNKGIGNFIRFPNAMLTDSGGFQMVSLSKRITILEEGILFDNIYDAAVMRRNVRAVGGGAEGKVKEEKEVKEEKEVREEKEVREEKEVREEKEVKKEKEVKEEKEVKEEKEVKEEKEVREATEVREAVSSIPTDAANQMGAANQILLTPETSIRLQNQIGSDIIMALDDVRPATETDVEKIEEATHRTNRWLQRCIQAHTREREQTLFGIIQGGLHIRLRNESMEFILKQKLNGYAVGGLCGGERKRDFFNVVHHCSNEKNKKWNHLPENRCRYIMGIGYLVDILFCSLLGYDMYDCVYASRTARFNTALSYDGTIKLKQAKYAYDFSPLVSNCHCYVCYNFSKSALHLLISKKNPIVNVLLTIHNIYFTLHFCYLLRVAIFLEKTDLFVTTFLYNYFVIGCRNGNYKIPDNDKAVPVDAV, from the exons ATGGACGAACCTGATCATAAGTCAGATCGAAAAAAGAAGGCCTGCTTCCTGGAGACGGACTCCCCTACAAACGAAAAtcaaaaga aAAATGATTATAAGAAATACGACGAATTTGTGAGTTTCTGCGAGGAGAGTTTTTCCTACATCGACATGGAAGACGTGAATAAACAAATCGGTGTTCTCAGATCGAGGGGTGGCCAAGCGGAGATGTACTTATCCAATGTGGTGAGCAGTTCGGGTGACGAAGGGGGAGAGGATGGATGTCACTTGGAGCCACAGGAGAGGCAGGGTGCTACCCCcaggaaagaacaaaagtACACGAAAAATTTGAAGCTAATAAACATAAAGAAGCACAGGAGAGCCAGGATCAACTTAATACTCATTAGGAAGAAGTAcacaggggggaagcagaCGGAGGGGGGGCAAACAACAGCTCACCATAGCGCAGCTCACCATACCGCGGTTCACCAAACGGAATCTCACCATAGCGCACCACACCAAACGGAGGGCCGCCCACCCGCCAAGAAAAACACCGTGGTGGTGTCCCCCATTTTCATGCCTGTCGGCACGAAGAGCTGCATCAAGGGGCTGGTGCAGGAAGAAGTACAGCTCCTGTGCAACGATATAATTCTCAGCAACACGTACCACTTAGCCAACATATATGACATGGGAACCTTTGAGGATAACAAGGGCATTGGGAACTTCATCCGTTTTCCCAATGCCATGCTGACCGACTCGGGGGGGTTCCAAATGGTGTCCCTGAGCAAACGAATAACGATACTGGAGGAGGGCATCCTCTTCGACAATATATACGACGCCGCGGTTATGCGCAGGAACGTGCGTGCGGTGGGGGGGGGCGCCGAAGGGAaggtgaaggaggagaaggaagtgaaggaggagaaggaagtgagggaggagaaggaagtgagggaggagaaggaagtgagggaggagaaggaagtgaagaaggagaaggaagtgaaggaggagaaggaagtgaaggaggagaaggaagtgaaggaggagaaggaagtgaGAGAGGCGACGGAAGTGAGGGAAGCGGTTTCCTCCATCCCAACCGACGCCGCTAACCAAATGGGTGCCGCGAACCAAATCCTGTTGACGCCGGAAACCTCCATAAGGCTGCAGAACCAAATCGGCAGCGACATCATCATGGCCCTAGACGACGTGCGCCCCGCAACGGAAACAGACGTGGAGAAGATAGAGGAGGCGACGCACAGGACCAACAGGTGGCTGCAGAGGTGCATACAAGCTCACACCAGGGAAAGAGAGCAAACCCTATTTGGAATAATCCAGGGGGGACTCCACATCAGACTGAGAAACGAATCGATGGAGTTTATTTTGAAACAGAAACTAAATGGTTATGCTGTGGGTGGACTGTGTGgtggagaaagaaaaagggactTCTTCAACGTAGTGCACCATTGctcaaatgagaaaaataaaaaatggaatcattTGCCAGAAAATAGATGCAGGTACATTATGGGGATAGGCTACCTCGTTGACATTCTTTTTTGCTCTCTCCTGGGTTACGACATGTACGACTGTGTGTATGCATCGAGGACGGCTAGGTTTAACACTGCCTTGAGTTATGACGGAACGATAAAATTGAAGCAAGCCAAATATGCCTATGATTTCTCCCCACTTGTGAGCAACTGCCATTGTTATGtgtgttataatttttccaaatcgGCTCTGCATCTACTTATATCGAAAAAGAACCCAATTGTGAATGTCCTGTTGACCAtccataatatttattttaccttGCACTTTTGTTATCTCCTTCgagttgcaatttttttggagaaaacgGATCTATTCGTGACGACTTTTCTGTATAACTACTTCGTCATAGGGTGTAGGAATGGCAACTATAAGATCCCCGATAATGACAAGGCGGTTCCGG TCGATGCTGTCTAG
- a CDS encoding hypothetical protein (putative) produces MEVAKLKEVKREESTGRRKVYSTEVEEERGSMLTRVRSQSKEKQGFANKENNTDVSLGKSSNMKKLFNGILGSQMKHAKNVIEGVKEHLRCTAKEASKNMNYPFCKSPCNIDELKNTIYINEGEIVIRKNAYKNLFSSRRRDNKETKETSDLKKNENEDIFSCNTRDIIFRGSHNFGFHVELSCEEEGNKIIAYAYDRDTRKRIPCVYRWTRIYCDKRCNAVSRSFADSGIAGGGSTIESIDTVGSAPDGGSHHDIAQYGSEYELTCDDIGLKICVECSYLNDAQLIEGTRCRDPRNREGTSVGSRYESDASVDSKHADHSRCSDVQLYNDASSFKNSFTDSNDRDGSGVYSHDTTAFRRGDRSSGPSRSSSRVPPTSTNHHMSRTNERGNLHSIKKERFNLDPYESSLKEKNYIRAPLEKSDHVSSSFPLSCEKYCGVAVAEVGPFSLNEKTKRMLQTVIQNDIIRYPIYLVRKSTQTDDKVGKYYREEDSLNLIPSGAKQRVKRFDTYNDCTSVDENSLSSNVESEQDDHLHMLHIHKNEIKLVSQSNRTTQMWIHKFSDIYPYVEFVRHKDSINSEFFLHTSDSEYYVCKCLQKRHRDLITIILRYMHANLQILNEYIFNNINQSFQNKKTKNIFDNVDVNSILENVNRELLTHRKLNHKYLQKIKKLRGEKNMLEEDLKNTIEAFQTQLDTVKRFKDENELIKTNEHLMKEIKLLQDKYKNVDLFFKNKYKLLLNDIERYKKLVDERKTKAISQEAETLRAKLEAVEQEKNELRRETVKINSYYQDEKRSRTELESRLEDLSLKMESLNKSLEV; encoded by the exons ATGGAAGTCGCCAAACTGaaggaagtaaaaagggaagagagcACAGGAAGGAGGAAAGTATATTCTAcagaagtagaagaagaaaggggGAGTATGCTCACACGTGTAAGATCCCAATCGAAGGAGAAACAAGGTTTTGCTAACAAGGAAAATAACACAGATGTGTCACTTGGGAAGAGTAGcaatatgaagaaattatttaacgGCATTTTAGGAAGCCAGATGAAACATGCAAAGAACGTTATTGAAGGAGTGAAGGAACATCTAAGATGCACAGCAAAGGAAGCatccaaaaatatgaactaCCCCTTTTGTAAGTCTCCTTGTAACATCGATGAGCTTAAAAACACCATCTACATTAACGAGGGGGAAATCGTCATTAGGAAAAACgcgtataaaaatttattcagcAGTAGGAGGAGAGACAACAAGGAGACGAAGGAGACATCtgatttgaagaaaaacgaaaatgaagatattttttcttgcaaCACGAGGGATATAATTTTTCGGGGGAGTCATAACTTTGGGTTTCATGTCGAGCTCTCTtgtgaggaagaaggaaataaaattatcgcCTATGCGTACGATAGGGATACTAGGAAAAGGATTCCTTGTGTTTATCGTTGGACACGCATCTACTGTGATAAAAGGTGCAATGCTGTTAGTCGTAGTTTTGCTGACTCAGGTATCGCTGGAGGGGGTAGCACCATTGAATCGATTGACACCGTTGGTAGTGCTCCAGATGGGGGGAGCCACCATGACATAGCGCAGTATGGCAGCGAGTACGAGTTAACTTGCGATGATATAGGACTCAAAATTTGTGTCGAGTGTTCCTACTTGAATGATGCACAGTTGATAGAAGGCACTCGATGTAGGGATCCTCGGAACAGAGAGGGGACCTCGGTAGGAAGTCGGTACGAGAGCGATGCGAGTGTCGATAGTAAGCATGCTGACCACTCACGTTGCAGTGATGTGCAGCTATATAACGACGCTTCCTCATTTAAGAATAGCTTCACGGATAGTAATGACCGAGACGGGTCAGGAGTGTATTCACATGACACAACTGCATTCCGACGTGGAGATCGAAGCAGTGGTCCGTCCCGCTCGTCAAGTCGCGTCCCTCCCACGAGCACCAACCATCATATGAGTAGGACAAACGAAAGAGGAAACCTCCACAGCATTAAGAAAGAACGATTTAATTTGGATCCATACGAATCATCCCTGAAGGAAAAGAATTACATACGTGCTCCCCTCGAAAAGAGTGACCATGTCTCCAGCAGCTTCCCCCTCTCCTGTGAGAAGTATTGCGGAGTGGCAGTGGCCGAAGTAGGACCATTCAGtctaaacgaaaaaacgaaaagaatgCTGCAAACAGTCATACAAAATGATATCATAAGGTATCCAATATACCTTGTCCGGAAGAGTACCCAAACTGATGATAAGGTTGGAAAATATTATCGAGAGGAGGACTCACTTAATCTCATTCCTTCAGGTGCAAAACAGAGAGTAAAACGTTTCGATACCTACAATGACTGCACAAGCGTAGATGAAAACAGCCTAAGCTCAAACGTAGAGAGTGAACAGGACGATCACCTACACATGCTTCATatccacaaaaatgagatCAAACTAGTCAGTCAAAGTAACAGAACCACACAGATGTGGATTCACAAATTCAGTGATATTTATCCCTATGTAGAGTTTGTTCGTCATAAGGATAGTATCAATAGCgagttttttctccacacCAGCGACTCAGAATACTATGTGTGCAAATGTCTGCAGAAAAGACATCGAGATTTAATTACTATCATACTGAGGTACATGCATGCCAATTTGCAGATACTTAATgagtacatttttaacaatatcAATCAGAgctttcaaaataaaaaaacgaagaataTATTTGACAATGTAGATGTAAattccattttggaaaatgtgaacaggGAGCTTCTCACTCATCGAAAACTCAACCACAAGTACCTGCAGAAGATAAAGAAGCTGcgtggagagaaaaatatgctaGAGGAGGATCTGAAGAATACCATCGAGGCGTTTCAGACTCAGCTTG ACACCGTGAAGCGCTTCAAAGACGAAAACGAGCTAATCAAAACGAATGAACACCTGATGAAGGAAATAAAGCTGTTACAGGataagtataaaaatgtggactTGTTTTTTAAGAACAAG TACAAGCTCCTACTGAACGATATCGAAcggtataaaaaattggtggACGAGAGAAAGACAAAG GCCATCTCGCAGGAAGCAGAAACGCTACGGGCAAAACTGGAGGCCGTTGAGCAGGAAAAG AACGAGCTGCGAAGAGAGACCGTTAAGATAAACAGCTATTACCAGGACgagaaaagaagcagaacGGAGCTGGAGAGTCGGCTGGAGGACCTAAGTTTGAAGATGGAGAGTCTGAACAAATCCCTGGAGGTATAG
- a CDS encoding transcription initiation factor IIE alpha subunit (putative), with protein sequence MEKSKEIFYDKEKRYFLHLMIYVSRFFLNDEEIIIFDLFVHNECLYLEKDIINCINMNEQKIRSILSKLLKEKFIIQVQKLKTNERGSSFQLYYCLNNYIVYVIDYRVRKMEIQLRKERNDNDLYVCNLCNATYSQLDAQLLPLDSYDAHFLCFCNNKVELVEKDESSNDRIYNRYTKYLNILKEHTEKLKNYFIPLYTEKFSRVLPNSLHSLATDNSSDESMTNNSSELSLTNNSSQVSQNNHGKAAEQKRAKNEETPTDACSSVIRSDKKIKICMNVKGKRGTNQVVAPSTGGRTTSPGKDEEEGDTEQKGHVTGRTKCKSGGVAQVQPSVSEMVVLKDTQKADEPEMPLFFIEKFKKEFSLMDAQKLQQDMTQDEFERFMELQDEYLDLI encoded by the exons atggaaaagtcCAAAGAAATTTTCTACGATAAAGAAAAGAGGTACTTTCTACACCTCATGATCTACGTTAGCAGGTTCTTTTTAAACGATGAAGAAATAatcatttttgatttatttgtCCATAATGAATGCCTGTACTTAGAGAAGGATATCATAAACTGCATTAACATGAATGAGCAGAAAATACGAAGCATTCTTTCCAAACtgttgaaagaaaaatttattattcaaGTACAGAAACTGAAAACAAATGAGAGAGGGTCTAGTTTTCAATTGTATTACTGTCTGAACAACTACATCGTTTATGTGATAGATTATCGAGTTAGGAAGATGGAGATTCAGTtgaggaaggagaggaatGATAATGACCTTTATGTATGTAACTTATGTAACGCAACGTATTCGCAGTTGGATGCTCAGTTGCTTCCACTAGACTCCTACGATGCGCATTTTCTCTGTTTCTGCAACAATAAAGTTGAACTCGTC GAGAAGGACGAAAGCAGCAACGATCGAATCTACAACCGCTACACCAAATACCTCAACATTTTGAAAGAGCACACGGAGAAACTCAAAAATTACTTCATCCCCCTCTACACGGAGAAGTTCAGCAGGGTGCTGCCCAACTCTCTCCACTCCCTCGCCACGGACAACTCGTCGGATGAATCCATGACAAACAATTCCTCCGAGTTGTCCCTCACCAATAACTCCTCACAGGTGTCTCAAA ACAACCACGGAAAGGCGGCCGAACAGAAGAGAGCAAAGAACGAAGAAACACCCACGGATGCCTGCAGCAGCGTTATCCGGtcagacaaaaaaataaaaatctgcATGAatgtaaagggaaaaagaggaaCCAACCAAGTAGTAGCCCCGTCCACTGGCGGAAGGACCACTAGTCCTGGgaaggatgaagaagaaggggacaCTGAACAGAAGGGACACGTCACAGGAAGGacaaaatgcaaaagtggGGGCGTGGCTCAGGTGCAACCAAGTGTCAGCGAGATGGTAGTGCTGAAGGACACCCAGAAGGCCGATGAGCCGGAAATGCCCCTGTTCTTTATAGAAAAATTCAAGAAGGAGTTTTCGCTCATGG aTGCCCAGAAACTGCAGCAAGACATGACTCAGGACGAATTCGAACGCTTCATGGAGTTGCAGGATGAGTACCTAGACCTTATTTGA
- a CDS encoding transporter permease protein (putative), with the protein MKNEILYGTTFILFLISYCFQPLLIDIIKYNGCGNSSTFIFLLPHYLSMIIVGLLPKKQKLKECKWMKIFFVSILDLVNQVLKKIGLIYAGSALYIIIDSCTLIFTAIWRRLLLNKKINCFQLLGILLITFGIAIKSNNLKFEINKEEIIGVILIILSNILMGLTFVLNEKYMGEMEGQNIVCLMGIFSFCFVSLWTVIWTIPNFDHLIMENIKKKKGNINTIWLSFLGLFIFNFITSSTLWYIMKISGSLTVGILKGLKVAIIFLFSHIFFCKYDSKQCLNFHSSLSVFFCILGVLIYSYNEFLLILMSKLYMYRRPKNLFK; encoded by the exons atgaaaaatgaaatactcTATGGAAcgacatttattttgttcctcaTCAGCTACTGCTTCCAGCCATTGCTCATCGATATTATAAAGTATAATGGGTGTGGTAACTCCAGCACGTTCATATTTCTGCTGCCTCACTACTTGTCCATGATAATTGTGGGGCTCCTAccgaagaagcagaaattaAAAGAGTGCAAAtggatgaaaatattttttgtttccatccTGGATTTAGTGAATcaagtgttaaaaaaaataggattaATATATGCAGGCTCCGCTCTATATATCATTATTGATAGCTgtacattaatttttacagCAATATGGAGGAGATTACTTCTGAACAAGAAAATCAACTGCTTTCAGTTGCTTGGGATTTTGTTAATAACGTTTGGTATAGCCATAAAGTCGAATAATCTCAAATTTGAAATTaacaaagaagaaattatcggagttattttaattatctTAAGTAATATCCTCATGGGGTTAACGTTTGTACTTAATGAAAAGTACATGGGGGAAATGGAAGGGCAAAACATTGTGTGTTTAATGGGCATATTCAGTTTTTGCTTTGTCAGCCTGTGGACAGTCATATGGACTATCCCGAACTTTGATCATCTCATTATggagaatataaaaaagaagaagggaaaTATTAACACAATTTGGCTAAGTTTTTTGGgactcttcatttttaatttcatcacGTCGTCTACTCTCTGGTATATCATGAAGATCAGTGGGTCACTCACTGTTGGAATTCTCAAGGGACTCAAAGTTgccattatttttcttttcagtcatatttttttttgtaaatatgatTCCAAGCAATGCCTCAACTTTCATTCCTCTCtctcagtttttttttgtatcttgGGGGTCCTCATATATTCGTATAACGAATTTTTGTTGATCCTTATGAGCAAGTTGTATATGTACAGGCGGCCTAAG aatttgttcaaataa
- a CDS encoding hypothetical protein (putative), with protein sequence LQENLIAERTLKDGKDIIVFNNYAIWLVKLLHFCFFFFFLSVRNIFHISPSLMFLVFFFGFFIIFSFFCMSWYSCFCFIKRVTNEELIDEELNPSVLNDIIPQIFFSVCSFLLIN encoded by the exons CTACAAGAAAACCTAATCGCAGAACGGACACTGAAAGATGGAAAGGACATTATCGTCTTTAATAACTATGCCATTTGGCTAGTCAAGCTGttgcatttttgcttctttttcttcttcctcagtgtcagaaatatttttcacatcTCACCCAGCTTGATGTTTCTG GTTTTCTTCTTCGggttttttatcattttttcttttttttgcatgagTTG GTACAGCTGTTTCTGCTTTATTAAGCGAGTAACAAACGAGGAGCTAATCg ATGAAGAACTGAACCCCTCCGTGCTGAACGATATAATTCCTCA GATTTTCTTCTCCGtgtgctcctttttgttgaTAAAC
- a CDS encoding hypothetical protein (putative) → MVHPEMNRKIKFLNGEISLVDTDGIVLFANHNYRFTKTVCDNLYSSTLMKLEDEDRVEIKSKKSGEIYLTNSYDGIHKYVLHVMLPKYNSKYILATHNTMNLCVQEILCICVDKRIQSISIPLVSFGLFFPINIFLVSLLKSLRSLLLLPQFYNAIKSIVFVTNSNDLYLLTLKYASIFFPRCREETFLSANIAILGNKLGSIDVRNRAASPASSAIFKETDTEFLSLKTESEGHKKLYKLQEINKREENMLANLECCLRLSCMYNIKKKYREFETDSFLYEYGIDEHGRKTMVVNFFKFPQSYNYHLLFLFLLFHFNSIMRNHFVLLFIFSENISTQITNVLSLFKDIFQLVTDFLHNLKVIYFFNYSLAFKLFIYVLYPFIPASIYSNIVYLNDAEELSKHFDVKKALRQ, encoded by the exons ATGGTGCACCCagaaatgaacagaaaaataaaatttctgaaCGGAGAAATATCGCTAGTGGATACGGATGGAATTGTTTTGTTTGCAAACCACAACTACCGATTTACCAAAACGGTGTGTGACAATTTGTATTCATCGACTCTGATGAAGTTAGAAGATGAAGATAGGGTAGAAATTAAATCGAAGAAAAGTGGAGAAATCTATCTAACCAACAGTTACGATGGAATCCACAAGTACGTCCTACATGTTATGCTTCCAAAATATAACAGTAAGTATATCTTAGCTACTCATAACACCATGAATCTATGTGTGCAAGAAATATTATGCATCTGTGTAGATAAGAGAATACAATCAATCTCGATCCCGTTAGTTTCCTTTGGCTTATTCTTCccaattaatatatttttggttAGTTTGCTCAAGAGTCTCCGATCGTTACTTCTCCTACCTCAGTTCTACAACGCTATTAAATCGATTGTCTTCGTTACCAACTCGAATGACTTATATCTCCTGACCTTGAAAtatgcttccattttttttcctcgatGTCGTGAAGAAACGTTTCTTTCTGCTAACATTGCCATTTTGGGTAACAAGTTGGGCTCCATCGATGTGCGTAACAGGG CCGCGTCGCCCGCCTCATCAGCCATTTTCAAAGAAACAGACACGGAGTTCTTAAGTCTAAAAACGGAAAGCGAaggacacaaaaaattatacaagcTACAGGAGATTAACAAACGGGAAGAAAACATGCTTGCTAATTTGGAGTGCTGTCTCCGTCTCAGTTGCATgtacaacataaaaaaaaagtatcgcGAATTTGAGACGGATTCTTTTCTGTACGAGTACGGGATTGACGAACATGGAAGGAAAACAATggtcgtaaatttttttaagtttcccCAATCGTATAACTACCACTTATTGTTTCTGTTTTTATTGTTCCACTTCAACTCCATCATGCGGAACCACTTTGTGTTACTGTTCATTTTCTCCGAAAACATCTCGACCCAAATCACCAACGTATTGTCTCTCTTTAAGGACATTTTTCAACTCGTGACAGATTTTTTGCATAACCTAAAGgtcatttatttctttaattaCTCTCTCGCTTTCAAGCTCTTCATCTACGTGCTCTACCCGTTCATCCCGGCCAGCATCTACAGCAACATCGTGTACCTTAACGATGCCGAG GAACTATCGAAGCACTTCGACGTTAAGAAGGCCTTGAGACAGTGA
- a CDS encoding calcium-dependent protein kinase putative: MGQEISTPNDTQNEESKGSYKKNLKGSNGKGEQKENNMQISKKIVQNSFNNSKLRPGMFIQNSNVVFNEQYKGIKILGKGSFGEVILSRDKHTGHEYAIKVISKKHVKRKTDKQSLLREVELLKMLDHINIMKLYEFFEDNNYYYLVSDVYSGGELFDEIISRKRFYEVDAARIIKQVLSGITYMHKNNVVHRDLKPENILLETKNKEDIIIKIIDFGLSTHFEYSKKMKDKIGTAYYIAPDVLHGTYDEKCDIWSCGVILYILLSGCPPFNGSNEYDILKKVETGKYTFDLPQFKKISDKAKDLIRKMLMYTSAVRISARDALEHEWIRLMTSKDNVSIDIPSLELSITNIRQFQSTQKLAQAALLYMGSKLTTIDETKELTKIFKRMDKNGDGQLDRNELIIGYKELLKLKGEDTSDLDNAAIEYEVDQILGSIDLDQNGYIEYSEFLTVAIDRKLLLSTERLEKAFKLFDKDGSGKISANELAQLFGLSDVGSDCWKTVLKEVDQNNDGEIDFKEFRDMLVKLCNY, from the exons ATGGGTCAAGAAATCTCCACGCCAAACgacacacaaaatgaagaaagcaAAGGAAGCTATAAAAAGAACTTGAAAGGAAGCAATGGAAAAGGGGAGcagaaagaaaataacatGCAAATatctaaaaaaattgtccaaaATAGTTTTAACAATAGTAAGTTAAGACCAGGCATGTTCATACAAAATAGCAACGTGGTATTTAATGAGCAATATaagggaataaaaattttggggAAAGGATCCTTTGGAGAAGTAATCCTCAGTAGAGACAAACACACAGGACATGAGTACGCTATCAAAGTGATAAGTAAGAAGCATGTAAAGAGAAAAACGGATAAGCAAAGTCTGTTGAGGGAAGTGGAACTGTTAAAGATGTTAGACCATATCAATATCATGAAGctatatgaattttttgagGACAATAATTACTACTACTTGGTGTCTGATGTCTACTCTGGGGGAGAACTATTCGACGAAATTATTAGCAGGAAGAGATTCTATGAAGTAGATGCCGCACGCATTATAAAGCAGGTTCTGAGTGGCATCACCtacatgcacaaaaataacGTCGTGCATAGGGATTTGAAGCCTGAGAATATTCTGCTGGAgacaaaaaacaaagaagacattattattaaaattattgacTTTGGCTTGTCCACGCATTTCGAATACAGCAAGAAGATGAAGGATAAAATCGGCACTGCGTATTACATTGCGCCTGACGTACTGCACGGCACGTACGACGAGAAGTGCGACATTTGGTCCTGCGGCGTCATCCTCTACATTTTGCTCTCAG GATGCCCGCCCTTCAACGGATCGAACGAATACGACATCCTGAAGAAAGTCGAGACGGGCAAGTATACATTCGACCTGccccaatttaaaaaaatcagtgATAAGGCAAAGGACCTGATTCGAAAAATGCTCATGTACACTAGTGCAGTGAGAATTTCCGCCAGAGACGCACTAGAGCATGAGTGGATAAGACTCATGACGAGTAAGGACAACGTAAGCATCGACATCCCCTCCCTCGAGCTGAGTATAACCAATATAAGACAATTTCAAAGCACTCAAAAGTTAGCACAGGCAGCTCTGCTGTACATGGGATCAAAACTAACAACAATAGATGAGACAAAGGAACTCACCAAAATATTTAAACGTATGGATAAGAATGGAGATGGACAGCTAGATCGAAACGAATTAATAATAGGTTATAAGGAACTGCTAAAATTGAAGGGAGAAGATACGAGTGATTTGGATAATGCAGCGATTGAATATGAGGTAGATCAAATTTTGGGCTCCATTGACTTGGATCAAAATGGGTACATAGAATACTCGGAGTTTCTAACCGTTGCTATTGATAGGAAGTTACTGTTGTCTACTGAACGTTTGGAGAAGGCATTCAAACTGTTCGACAAAGACGGCTCGGGGAAGATATCAGCCAACGAGTTGGCGCAGCTGTTCGGGCTGAGTGACGTGGGGTCCGACTGCTGGAAGACTGTGCTCAAGGAGGTCGACCAGAACAACGACGGGGAGATCGACTTTAAAGAGTTCCGGGACATGCTCGTCAAGCTGTGCAACTACTAG
- a CDS encoding hypothetical protein (putative) produces the protein MKPESEDRRGDKEREVILLGILNIENVYGKDWIKKKKEVKKDLQSKSVKLNQAFKNPAIFHERFEFLSAEDFSCVKNNYIYSAIVIFNPNLGGNSLGGEEPVSEEGDIREDAPPLGQAKVKNTSSSIVHPPSDVANKPFNVSRNNFFNMTAYIYGSSNLLANTSLILREYGDDEWAERLRRTKKGKEQARGGPPPGAQDSAAPREGGLIKTFTSLFKK, from the exons ATGAAACCAGAGAGTGAAGACCGGAGGGGTGACAAGGAACGGGAGGTCATCCTGCTGGGCATCCTCAACATAGAAAATGTGTACGGAAAAGattggattaaaaaaaaaaaagaggtgaagaaggaCCTGCAAAGCAAGTCGGTCAAGTTAAACCAGGCATTTAAAAACCCAGCAATTTTTCACGAACGTTTTGAATTCCTTTCTGCAGAGGATTTCagttgtgtaaaaaataattacatttacAGCGCCATCGTTATTTTTAACCCCAACTTGGGTGGGAATTccttggggggggaagagccAGTGTCGGAGGAGGGGGATATCAGGGAGGACGCACCCCCCCTTGGGCAGGCAAAAGTGAAGAACACGT CGTCATCCATTGTGCACCCCCCGTCGGACGTGGCCAACAAACCCTTCAACGTGTCtcgaaataatttctttaacATGACTGCCTACATATATG GATCGTCCAACCTGTTGGCGAACACGAGCTTGATTCTACGCGAGTACGGGGACGATGAGTGGGCCGAGCGCCTGCGGCGgacgaagaaggggaaggagcagGCACGCGGGGGGCCTCCCCCAGGTGCCCAGGACAGCGCAGCGCCGCGGGAGGGTGGTCTCATCAAGACCTTCACATCGTTGTTTAAGAAGTGA